One stretch of Psilocybe cubensis strain MGC-MH-2018 chromosome 6, whole genome shotgun sequence DNA includes these proteins:
- a CDS encoding Emopamil-binding protein-like, translating to MSDLSAVFTKTSAYSLAGVVCHGMLGYLGAKAFLPRNARWQDKFTFVWLTFDALIHFSFEGSFLWLSVFGRQVNTSVGPFADMWREYAAADFRWGVADPTVVSLEILTVLGAGPLCCYILKQLANDDPARHYWLIVLSTAELYGGWVIIPLWLMVDSYTHIAGALRSAQANSRAKSKSKKA from the exons ATGTCAGACCTCAGCGCAGTATTCACCAAAACATCCGCATACTCTCTCGCGGGTGTAGTGTGTCATGGCATGTTAGGATATCTGGGCGCAAAAGCGTTTCTTCCGAGGAACGCGCGGTGGCAGGATAAGTTCACGTTTGTGTGGCTC ACGTTCGACGCGCTCATCCATTTCTCGTTCGAGGGTTCGTTCCTCTGGCTCTCTGTCTTTGGGAGGCAGGTTAACACGTCAGTTGGGCCGTTCGCGGATATGT GGAGAGAATACGCAGCGGCCGACTTCAGATGGGGCGTGGCGGACCCGACCGTCGTCTCTCTAGAGATCCTCACAGTCCTCGGTGCTGGACCTTTGTGCTGCTACATCCTCAAGCAACTCGCGAACGATGATCCTGCGAGGCATTATTGGTTGATTGTTCTGAGCACTGCTGAGCTTTATGGAGG TTGGGTCATCATCCCTCTTTGGCTCATGGTCGACTCGTATACGCATATAGCCGGTGCTCTCCGCTCCGCTCAAGCTAACTCGAGGGCCAAGTCGAAGTCCAAAAAAGCCTAA
- a CDS encoding Carnitine O-acetyltransferase, mitochondrial, giving the protein MSRKSSSLPPGYSIDASAPPMLRYQASLPRLPVPTLESTCAKYLETAQPLLTQEEFSKTKSAVSTFLSSPLAAELQKRLKDRAAAPETLSWLSEWWNEAAYMGYRDPVVVFVSYFFVHLDDRTRRDPAKRAASLIKAMLPFRELVESGRLEPEKVRGAPLCMASYKWLFHSSRYPVKPSDTAAKFDAKSNNHIIVLRKNRFFLVPLTNTSGAELSAAELEAQLNNIIARAGETPYAYPVGALTADNRDLWADARQALLAASPSGRNAELLRKIEGAMIVLALDDSKPITREDISWGTWVGDGRNRWYDKHQLVVYENGRSGFLGEHSCMDGTPTLRMNEFVLAALAQGKVDLGPEGVDGEKLPVVEELVFELDEKVKGLVQGAEKRFDELVGKHDLQVLHYEGFGKNFTKHHKTSPDATAQLIKQLAFHKMNGRPGVTYESAQTRKYQLGRTEVIRSASNESKAWAEAMLDPKITDPVYLKSLFTRAAARHIQYASWAADGAGVDRHLFGLKKLLQPTEPVPALYTDGAFSKSNHWELSTSQLSSPYFSGWGYGEVVEDGYGVAYAIGDDYVRWTITNLRGGYSRFGERVDGRVLKHYLAEAATEVKDMLEAAAKKEKEKEVEKAKL; this is encoded by the exons ATGTCTAGAAAATCCTCTTCCCTGCCTCCAGGCTACTCCATAGATGCCTCTGCGCCTCCTATGCTACGATACCAAGCCTCCCTCCCCCGTCTCCCCGTGCCCACCCTCGAATCCACATGCGCCAAATACCTCGAAACCGCACAACCCCTGCTCACACAGGAAGAATTCTCCAAAACCAAATCCGCCGTCtccaccttcctctcctccccgCTCGCCGCCGAGCTCCAAAAGCGATTGAAGGACCGCGCAGCGGCGCCCGAGACGCTTAGCTGGCTCAGCGAGTGGTGGAACGAGGCGGCGTATATGGGGTACCGCGACCCTGTCGTCGTGTTTGTCAGCTACTTCTTCGTGCATCTTGACGATCGTACGAGACGGGACCCTGCAAAGCGCGCGGCGAGCTTGATCAAAGCGATGCTCCCGTTCCGCGAACTCGTCGAGAG TGGCCGGCTGGAACCTGAAAAAGTGCGGGGTGCGCCCCTGTGCATGGCCTCGTACAAATGGCTGTTCCACTCCTCCAGATACCCCGTCAAGCCATCCGACACCGCCGCCAAATTCGACGCAAAGTCTAACAACCACATCATCGTTCTTCGGAAGAAccgcttcttcctcgtcccGCTCACCAACACCTCCGGCGCGGAGCTCTCCGCTGCTGAGCTCGAGGCGCAGCTGAACAATATCATCGCACGGGCAGGGGAGACGCCGTACGCGTACCCCGTCGGCGCGCTGACCGCTGACAACCGCGACCTCTGGGCCGACGCGCGTCAAGCGCTGCTTGCGGCATCGCCCTCGGGAAGGAACGCGGAGCTGCTGAGGAAGATCGAGGGCGCGATGATTGTGCTTGCGCTGGACGACAGCAAGCCCATCACGCGCGAAGACATCAGCTGGGGCACCTGGGTGGGCGACGGGAGGAATCGGTGGTATGATAAGCATCAGCTTGTGGTGTATGAGAATGGGCGCTCGGGGTTCCTTGGTGAGCACTCGTGTATGGATGGGACGCCGACGTTGAGGATGAATGAGTTTGTGCTTGCGGCGCTTGCGCAGGGGAAGGTGGATTTGGGTCCGGAGGGGGTGGATGGGGAGAAGTTGCCCGTGGTGGAGGAGTTGGTGTTTGAGTTGGATGAGAAGGTTAAGGGTCTGGTGCAAGGCGCGGAAAAGAGGTTTGATGAGCTTGTTGGGAAGCATGATCTGCAG GTGTTGCACTACGAAGGCTTTGGCAAGAACTTTACCAAGCACCATAAAACGTCACCAGACGCGACCGCGCAGCTCATCAAGCAGCTCGCGTTCCATAAGATGAACGGTCGGCCGGGTGTGACGTACGAGAGCGCACAGACGCGCAAGTACCAGCTCGGGCGCACGGAGGTTATCCGCAGCGCGAGTAATGAGAGTAAAGCGTGGGCTGAGGCTATGCTGGATCCTAAAATCACC GACCCGGTTTACCTGAAATCTCTGTTCACGCGCGCGGCGGCGCGACATATCCAATACGCCTCGTGGGCCGCTGACGGCGCCGGCGTCGACCGGCACCTCTTCGGGCTCAAAAAGCTACTCCAACCCACCGAGCCCGTGCCAGCACTATACACCGACGGCGCATTCAGCAAATCAAACCACTGGGAACTGAGCACGAGCCAGCTGAGCAGTCCCTACTTCAGCGGGTGGGGGTACGgcgaggtggtggaggatgGGTATGGAGTTGCGTATGCTATTGGGGATGATTATGTTAGGTGGACGATTACGAATTTGAGGGGGGGATATTCGAGGTTTGGGGAGAGGGTTGATGGGAGGGTGTTGAAGCATTATTTGGCGGAGGCGGCGACGGAGGTGAAGGATATGCTTGAGGCGGCggcgaagaaggagaaggagaaggaggtggagAAGGCGAAGCTTTGA
- a CDS encoding Tuberculostearic acid methyltransferase UfaA1 — protein sequence MEDLPDAKAPFSVSALADRAWNRVTEAAFKSSWTPIARLAEAAVVAYVSVWYLKLCEPTRVMQKITIGQLRVLTYSHIYSFPMPSPDNGEDRSRTNTRPELKAELRVVNDAFWVRLCAMGDLGFSEAYMYGDVECDNLVTLFQIFLENRENLSNMDSRFSFLFTLPQKITSYRFLNTIGNSRSNISAHYDISNDMFAGFLSEDMTYSCAIFPELDGDLAEGKEVQSRWSGGQSLKRLTPDREHHLLPPSPPSSEPCDASEPLTLPTEFEHPNAHIEANDDPLFAAQMRKLQHIIDKLHIPDAPPAGKKQGPVRILEIGTGWGALAIRIAQLYPHVEIDTITLSSAQKVLAEQRISALGLDSRITVHLMDYRNMPAHWQGRFTRFVSIEMIEAVGREFLEGYWKIVDWALEKKGGVGVVQVITIPEAIFPGGFLPTLTYLMTTLTSGSKGSLIVESIDNIGPHYARTLREWRKRFVDKFETVIVPALQKEYLERKEKAGTKGGAASLSQEEIEVFKRKWIYYYCYCEVGFTTRTLGDHVMTFTREGNQAYGCDVYE from the exons ATGGAAGACCTCCCAGATGCAAAAGCCCCCTTTTCTGTGTCTGCTTTGGCAGATAGAGCTTGGAATCGCGTGACTGAAGCCGCGTTCAAGAGCAGTTGGACACCAATAGCCCGTCTCGCGGAAGCTGCTGTAGTCGCGTATGTTTCT GTCTGGTATCTGAAGTTATGCGAACCAACAAGGGTGATGCAAAAGATCACAATAGGTCAACTTCGTGTTCTGACGTACTCCCACATCTATTCGTTTCCTATGCCATCACCTGACAACGGCGAGGACCGAAGTCGAACAAACACAAGGCCCGAATTAAAGGCAGAGCTTCGCGTCGTCAATGATGCTTTCTGGGTCCGGCTGTGTGCTATGGGTGACCTAGGCTTCTCCGAGGCCTACATGTACGGCGACGTTGAATGCGACAACCTCGTCACACTGTTTCAG ATATTTTTAGAAAACAGAGAAAACCTGTCAAATATGGACTCGCgtttctctttcctcttcACTTTACCACAGAAAATCACTTCATATCGCTTCCTCAATACTATTGGGAATTCTCGTTCTAATATCTCTGCCCACTATGACATTTCCAATGACATGTTTGCGG GTTTCCTATCAGAAGATATGACATATTCCTGCGCCATTTTCCCCGAATTAGACGGAGATCTGGCAGAGGGAAAGGAAGTTCAGAGTCGATGGAGTGGCGGCCAATCGTTAAAACGTCTCACACCTGACCGCGAGCACCATCTTCTCCCACCATCTCCCCCCTCATCAGAACCATGTGATGCGTCCGAACCACTCACGCTCCCCACAGAATTTGAACACCCTAACGCGCATATCGAGGCGAATGACGACCCCCTATTTGCTGCCCAGATGCGCAAGCTCCAGCATATCATCGACAAGCTTCACATTCCCGACGCGCCGCCTGCTGGCAAGAAGCAGGGTCCTGTACGCATTCTCGAGATTGGAACAGGTTGGGGCGCGCTGGCCATTCGTATCGCGCAGCTCTACCCACACGTTGAGATTGATACCATCACGCTTTCTAGTGCACAGAAGGTTTTGGCGGAGCAACGAATATCTGCACTGGGACTAGACAGTCGGATCACCGTTCATCTCATGGACTATAGAAACATGCCTGCCCACTGGCAGGGCCGTTTCACACGCTTTGTTAGTATAGAAATGATAGAAGCTGTGGGGAGGGAGTTCTTAGAAGGCTACTGGAAGATTGTGGACTGGGCtctagaaaagaaagggggtgtgggtgtggtgCAGGTCATCACCATCCCCGAAGCAA TTTTCCCTGGAGGATTCCTGCCGACACTAACGTATCTCATGACAACTTTGACATCTGGCTCGAAAGGCAGCCTGATAGTAGAGTCTATTGACAATATAGGGCCTCACTATGCGCGGACACTTAGGGAATGGCGCAAGCGGTTTGTGGACAAATTCGAGACTGTCATTGTTCCGGCGCTACAGAAAGAGTACCTGGAGCGCAAAGAGAAAGCAGGAACGAAGGGAGGAGCGGCCAGTCTCAGCCAGGAGGAGATAGAGGTTTTCAAAAGAAAGTGGATAT ATTATTATTGCTATTGTGAGGTTGGATTTACAACCAGGACATTGGGGG ACCATGTAATGACCTTCACTCGGGAAGGGAATCAAGCATATGGATGTGACGTATATGAGTAA
- a CDS encoding ER membrane protein complex subunit 8/9-like protein (ER membrane protein complex subunit 8/9 homolog), with protein sequence MSKPLYTIHPEAYYKVFFHAAKHPHQPVNGVFLGTQKGEKGEVSILDAVPLLHHWTSLSPMMEIGLDLATQHAETSGMKVVGYYQGCERIDDTSLAPVGEKVASRIRTGFEDAVAFVIDGQKIGNGEVALVPYHPLAATTTWRPVSGEPSPFAPGSKFQLSAPNLPSEAVKYVQDQNLHFAFGDFDDHLEDVTIDWLRNRTCLP encoded by the exons ATGTCCAAGCCCTTATACACCATCCACCCAGAGGCGTACTATAAAGTCTTCTTCCATGCCGCGAAACATCCACATCAGCCGGTGAATGGCGTGTTCCTGGGGACGCAGAAGGGGGAGAAGGGAGAGGTTAGCATATTGGACGCGGTGCCGCTTTTACATCATTGGACCAGTCTAAGCCCGATGATGGAGATTGGATTAGATTTG GCTACACAACACGCCGAAACGTCGGGCATGAAGGTGGTGGGATACTACCAGGGGTGTGAGCGGATAGACGACACGTCACTTGCGCCTGTTGGAGAGAAAGTTGCGAGCAGGATCAGGACAGGGTTCGAGGATGCAGTTGCCTTTGTG ATTGATGGTCAAAAAATTGGCAACGGTGAAGTTGCTTTGGTG CCGTATCACCCATTAGCTGCAACAACGACATGGCGGCCTGTCTCAGGCGAGCCTTCGCCTTTCGCGCCGGGGTCAAAATTCCAGCTGAGCGCGCCGAACCTACCATCAGAAGCGGTCAAATATGTCCAAGACCAGAATCTGCATTTTGCGTTCGGTGACTTTGACGACCATCTGGAGGATGTGACGATTG ATTGGTTGAGAAACCGTACGTGTTTACCATAG